Genomic segment of bacterium:
CGCGCGCAACTGGTCGTGGCGTTCAACCCGGCCTGCGAGTTTGTCGGGTTCGAGAACGAGTCGGTGCGGGCGTTCCTGGGCGGGAGCAGCCGGGAGGCCCCGGATGCCTACCGCCTGGCCACCCCCGCCACCTGGCTGGACAAATCCGACCCGCCCATGCTCCTTCTGCACGGGGATGCCGATACAGTGGTGCCCTACGTCCAGCCTAAACGTTTCGTCGAGGCGCTCAAAGCCGCCGGGGTGGAGGCCGAGCTGTACACCGAGAAGGGCACCGGGCACACCTGGTACGGCCAGCCGCCCTATTTCGAGCCGACCACGCTGGCGCTTAAAAATTTCCTGGACCGGCATTTCAAGTGAACCTCACCCCGGCCGCCTCGACTGAGCGGGCCTATGCCCCCCGGAGGAGAGATGCAAACCCGGACCATCGCAGCCGCAGTTCTGGTTCTGAGCCTCGCTGTCTGCAGCCGGGCCTTCCCGGATGATTTCCTTAAAACCCTGCAACAGGCCGCCTACACCGAGGCGGGGCTGGTCTACGGCCAGGGCGGAGGCCATGACCTCCGGCTCGACCTGTACCAGCCCTCCACTGGCGAGGGGCCGTTCCCGGCGGTGGTGTTCATTCACGGGGGAGGCTGGCGCGCCGGGCATTCGGGGCAGTTCTCGCGCCAGGCGATGTACCTGGCCACCCAGGGCTATGTCTGCGTCTGCATCGATTACAGGCTCTCCGGCGAGGCGCGCTTCCCGGCCGCGATTGAGGACTGCAAGTGCGCGGTGCGCTGGATGCGGGCCGTGGGAGCGAAAGAATACAAGGTGGACCCGGAGCGGATCGCGGTGAGCGGCGAATCGGCCGGCGGGCACCTGTCGCTTCTGCTGGGCACGAGCGGAGGGGCGGCGGAGCTGGAGGGGCAGGGCGGCTGGGCCGGGTATTCCAGCCGGGTGCAGCTCGTGGCGGCGTTCAACCCGGCCTGCCGGTTCTCGGGGATCCACAGTGACGCGATCCCGGCGTTCCTGGGCGGCGACAGCCTGGAGGTCCCCGAGGCCTACCGTCTGGCCACACCCTCCACCTGGATCGACCGGACCGACCCGCCCATGCTCCTTCTGCACGGCGACCAGGACAAGACCGTGCCCTACAGCCAGAGCGTGGAGTTTGTCGACGCGCTCAAAGCGGCCGGGGTGGAGGCGGAACTGTACACAGAGAAGGGCGCCGGCCACACCTGGATGAGTTTCCCGCCCTATTTCGAGCCGACCACCCTGGCGCTGAAGAGCTTCCTGGACCGGCATTTCAAGAAATGAATCGGGCGCGGGGCGCGTGACCCGGCCCCGCATGCGCCCGGGCACGGGAAAGGAACGACGGCGTGGGCTTTGTCCACCTCAGATGCCACAGCAATTTCTCACTGCTGGCCGGCGCCTCCAGCCTGGATGAGCTTCTGGAGGCCGCCCGGGCGGCCGGGCTGGAGAGCCTGGCCCTGAGCGACACAAACGGCCTCTACGCCGCGGTGCCGTTTCAGCGCAAGGCGCGCGAGCGAGGTGTCCGGCCGATTTTCGGCGCGGTGCTGACCGGCTCGCTGGAGCGGG
This window contains:
- a CDS encoding alpha/beta hydrolase, translating into MQTRTIAAAVLVLSLAVCSRAFPDDFLKTLQQAAYTEAGLVYGQGGGHDLRLDLYQPSTGEGPFPAVVFIHGGGWRAGHSGQFSRQAMYLATQGYVCVCIDYRLSGEARFPAAIEDCKCAVRWMRAVGAKEYKVDPERIAVSGESAGGHLSLLLGTSGGAAELEGQGGWAGYSSRVQLVAAFNPACRFSGIHSDAIPAFLGGDSLEVPEAYRLATPSTWIDRTDPPMLLLHGDQDKTVPYSQSVEFVDALKAAGVEAELYTEKGAGHTWMSFPPYFEPTTLALKSFLDRHFKK